One region of Oscillatoria salina IIICB1 genomic DNA includes:
- the gloB gene encoding hydroxyacylglutathione hydrolase: MQVHRIPALSDNYIFLLYDPEAKTAAAIDPAEAKPVLELLKAWDAELVAIFNTHHHQDHVGGNKQLIKHFPQVRVYGGASDRGRIPGQEVFLNEGDAVEFAGRIGEVFFVPGHTRAHIAYYFPPTKPDEPGELFCGDTLFAGGCGRLFEGTPAQMVDSLSKIRALPDNTRIWCAHEYTLKNLQFALTIDPENSALQTRYREVAQARQENQATVPSLLQIEKLTNPFLGWDRRELQAVTGIQDPLRTFARLRGMKDQF; encoded by the coding sequence ATGCAGGTACACCGCATTCCGGCGCTATCTGATAACTACATTTTTCTACTTTACGATCCCGAAGCCAAGACAGCCGCAGCGATCGATCCTGCTGAGGCTAAACCAGTTTTAGAGCTTCTCAAAGCCTGGGATGCTGAATTGGTAGCAATTTTTAACACTCACCACCATCAAGATCATGTTGGGGGAAATAAACAGCTAATCAAGCATTTTCCCCAAGTGAGAGTTTATGGAGGTGCTAGCGATCGCGGCAGAATCCCCGGACAAGAGGTATTCTTAAATGAAGGCGATGCGGTCGAATTTGCTGGTAGAATTGGCGAAGTCTTCTTTGTTCCCGGACATACCCGCGCTCATATCGCTTACTATTTTCCCCCCACGAAACCGGATGAACCAGGGGAATTATTCTGCGGTGATACTTTATTTGCTGGTGGCTGTGGCAGACTATTTGAAGGTACGCCAGCCCAAATGGTCGATTCTTTAAGTAAAATTCGTGCTTTACCCGATAATACTCGGATTTGGTGCGCTCACGAATATACACTCAAAAATCTTCAATTTGCTCTTACCATCGATCCAGAAAATTCTGCTTTACAAACTCGTTACCGAGAAGTAGCACAAGCTCGTCAAGAAAACCAAGCTACAGTACCATCTTTACTACAAATCGAAAAATTAACCAATCCCTTTTTAGGCTGGGATCGTCGGGAATTACAAGCAGTAACCGGAATTCAAGATCCACTCCGAACCTTTGCCCGTTTACGGGGAATGAAAGACCAATTTTAA
- the rplI gene encoding 50S ribosomal protein L9 produces the protein MAHRVQVVLSKDVNKLGNAGDLVEVAPGYARNYLVPQGIAVRATPGILKQVEQRREKERQRLEAEKQQAENRKTALQTIGRFTIRKQVGEKDAIFGTVTTTEVAEAIQQATGQEVDRRGITLPDISSIGFYEAQVKLHPEVTATIEIQVAPL, from the coding sequence ATGGCACACCGCGTACAAGTAGTATTAAGTAAAGACGTAAATAAGCTAGGTAACGCAGGGGACTTAGTGGAAGTAGCTCCAGGTTATGCTCGTAATTACCTAGTTCCTCAAGGAATTGCTGTAAGAGCAACTCCTGGTATTCTCAAGCAAGTAGAACAAAGAAGAGAAAAAGAAAGACAGCGTTTAGAAGCAGAAAAGCAACAAGCAGAAAATCGCAAAACAGCTTTGCAAACTATTGGTCGTTTTACGATCCGCAAACAAGTGGGCGAAAAAGATGCTATCTTCGGTACAGTGACGACGACAGAAGTAGCAGAAGCGATTCAACAAGCTACTGGTCAGGAAGTAGACCGTCGCGGAATTACGCTACCGGATATTAGTAGCATTGGTTTTTACGAAGCTCAAGTCAAGTTACACCCAGAAGTTACTGCAACGATTGAAATTCAAGTTGCTCCTCTTTAA